Proteins from a single region of Dyadobacter fanqingshengii:
- a CDS encoding DUF5686 and carboxypeptidase-like regulatory domain-containing protein — MKTINKSVWLKLFLVICLAQTFSGTAIAQSTTIKGTVTDAKTGETLPFVSVLIPGTTMGTASDADGKYAMTLREDYKTVKFTYVGYLSIEKPITPGIDQVINVKMAVDASMLKEVTIKGRGRYRNKDNPAVQLIREVIAHKDQNKMAASDFVEYEQYEKISFALSNLSDNFKEKRIFKNYQFLFEDQDSTAMGGKNMLPAYIQEKLSQVYFRKNPYTKKQWVLANRRAEFDSKFVDNDGLSAYFNRLYEDVNLYENDISIATNLLLSPIANSAPTFYKFFIRDTIKTETPWLVELGFVPRNKTDMLFEGKLFITLDGNYGVQNAYLTVNKDINLNFMRDLEARLEYEKGPDGRYHPTKTTLGMEFALGEKNAGFYGQRVVNFKNYTINQSRPDSVYSGPREEVAFNPSTNSGEAFWAGARHLPLEKMELNIYRNVDTLQTIPSFRRTMDIATLFLSGYKSFGKVEVGPVNTFYSFNPVEGFRLRFGGRTTTDFSKRFYLETYAAYGFKDQRWKYFLSGTYSFNNKSVYHFPLNYIRASYQRDTKIPGQDLQFVQEDNFLLSFKRGDNNRWLYNDVYKLEYVREFESRFSYKIGFTNWRQTPAGILRYEKLDSEGVLENVGGLSNTEANLELRYAPHEQYYQGKLYRTPIINKYPIFTLRYNAGLKGVFEGQNRYHNVSANIAKRVYLSQFGYADVTAEGNYIFGSNVLFPLLSIHRANQTYAYQLNSYNLMNFLEFVSDHYASLDVQYYMNGFIFNKIPLLKKLKLREVFSFKGLMGGLRDENNPTNNPGLFRFPVDENGKPISYTLSREPYIEGSVGVANIFKLLRVDLVKRFTYLDNPNVSEWGIRARFRLDF, encoded by the coding sequence ATGAAAACAATAAATAAGTCGGTATGGTTAAAACTTTTCCTGGTTATCTGTCTTGCACAGACCTTTTCCGGAACAGCCATAGCGCAAAGCACCACAATTAAAGGAACCGTCACCGACGCAAAAACAGGCGAAACATTGCCTTTCGTGTCCGTCCTGATCCCGGGAACAACCATGGGAACAGCTTCCGACGCAGACGGAAAATATGCGATGACATTGCGTGAAGATTACAAAACCGTAAAATTCACATACGTAGGATATCTCAGCATTGAAAAACCCATCACACCCGGCATTGATCAGGTGATCAATGTGAAAATGGCGGTGGATGCTTCCATGTTGAAAGAAGTGACCATTAAGGGAAGGGGACGTTACAGAAACAAAGACAATCCTGCCGTTCAACTGATCCGTGAGGTGATTGCGCACAAGGACCAGAACAAGATGGCCGCCAGCGACTTTGTTGAGTACGAGCAATATGAAAAAATCTCGTTTGCACTGAGCAACCTGTCAGACAATTTCAAGGAGAAGCGCATTTTCAAGAATTACCAATTCCTTTTTGAGGATCAGGATTCGACGGCAATGGGTGGCAAGAATATGTTGCCTGCTTACATTCAGGAAAAGCTATCGCAGGTTTATTTCCGCAAAAACCCTTATACCAAAAAACAATGGGTGCTGGCCAACAGAAGAGCGGAATTTGACTCAAAATTTGTTGATAATGATGGTCTGAGTGCTTATTTCAACAGGTTATACGAAGATGTAAATCTTTACGAAAATGACATTTCAATTGCTACAAACCTGTTATTAAGCCCTATCGCGAATTCCGCGCCGACATTCTACAAGTTCTTCATTCGCGATACGATCAAGACAGAAACGCCGTGGCTGGTTGAATTGGGTTTTGTGCCGAGAAATAAAACAGACATGCTTTTCGAAGGTAAGCTGTTTATCACATTGGACGGAAATTATGGAGTTCAAAATGCCTATCTGACTGTCAACAAAGACATTAACCTCAATTTCATGCGTGACCTCGAAGCGCGTCTGGAATATGAAAAAGGACCGGACGGGCGCTATCACCCGACCAAGACGACACTGGGAATGGAGTTCGCCCTGGGCGAGAAGAATGCAGGTTTTTACGGTCAGCGTGTGGTAAATTTCAAAAACTACACCATTAACCAAAGTCGGCCCGACAGCGTTTACAGTGGGCCAAGAGAAGAAGTTGCTTTCAATCCGAGTACAAATTCGGGTGAAGCATTCTGGGCTGGCGCGCGGCACTTGCCTCTGGAAAAAATGGAGCTGAATATTTACAGAAATGTGGATACGCTGCAGACCATTCCGTCATTCCGCAGGACTATGGACATTGCCACGCTTTTCTTGTCCGGTTATAAATCGTTTGGAAAAGTGGAAGTAGGACCGGTGAACACGTTTTACAGTTTCAACCCGGTCGAAGGTTTCAGGCTGCGTTTTGGCGGACGGACTACAACGGATTTCAGCAAGCGCTTCTATCTGGAAACTTATGCGGCTTACGGTTTCAAAGACCAGAGATGGAAGTATTTTTTGAGCGGCACTTATTCATTCAATAACAAATCCGTTTACCACTTTCCTCTGAATTACATCCGCGCCAGTTACCAGCGTGATACCAAGATCCCGGGACAGGATTTGCAGTTTGTGCAAGAAGATAACTTCCTTTTATCATTCAAAAGAGGCGATAACAACCGCTGGCTTTACAATGATGTATACAAGCTGGAATATGTCCGCGAGTTCGAAAGCCGCTTTTCTTATAAGATCGGTTTTACGAACTGGAGACAAACACCCGCCGGGATTCTGCGATACGAAAAGCTTGATAGTGAAGGCGTTTTAGAGAATGTAGGCGGCCTGAGCAACACAGAAGCAAACCTGGAACTGCGCTATGCACCGCATGAGCAATATTATCAGGGAAAACTGTATCGGACGCCGATCATTAACAAATATCCGATTTTCACATTGCGCTATAATGCAGGTTTGAAAGGTGTTTTTGAAGGGCAAAACCGTTATCACAACGTTTCAGCTAACATTGCCAAGCGTGTTTACCTGTCGCAGTTTGGTTATGCGGACGTCACGGCTGAGGGAAATTACATTTTCGGAAGCAACGTGCTGTTCCCGCTGCTGTCCATCCACCGCGCCAACCAGACTTACGCTTACCAGCTCAACAGCTATAACCTGATGAACTTCCTGGAATTTGTGAGTGATCATTATGCCAGCCTGGACGTGCAGTATTACATGAACGGATTCATTTTTAATAAAATACCACTGTTGAAAAAACTGAAACTGAGAGAAGTTTTCAGCTTCAAAGGGTTGATGGGCGGACTTAGGGATGAGAACAATCCTACAAACAATCCCGGACTCTTCCGCTTTCCGGTGGATGAGAACGGTAAGCCGATCAGCTATACATTGTCGCGCGAACCTTACATTGAGGGAAGCGTCGGCGTAGCGAATATTTTCAAGCTGCTAAGAGTCGATCTCGTGAAACGTTTTACTTATCTGGACAACCCGAATGTTTCGGAATGGGGGATAAGAGCGCGGTTCCGGCTTGATTTTTAA
- a CDS encoding nucleotidyltransferase family protein — translation MNYAIIAAGEGSRLAKEGFPLPKPMVTLYGEMLIDRLIGIFMRNKAEKIMIIINEESAALESHLSELSLTLPIQIVKKSTPSSLHSVFELLGSDPELEAICLTTTDTVFKEDEFTAYIQEFAGSKELGGLMAVTSFIDDESPLYVTVDHAANITAFTDTNTTQTTFVSGGIYCLRKEAIALVSEAVNNGVSRMRNFQRQLLESGIHLKAYPFSKIVDVDHVQDIKTAELFLSPETAV, via the coding sequence ATGAATTACGCAATTATAGCGGCCGGAGAAGGATCACGTTTGGCAAAGGAGGGCTTTCCGCTTCCCAAACCAATGGTGACACTTTATGGAGAAATGCTGATAGACAGGCTGATAGGGATCTTTATGCGCAACAAGGCGGAAAAGATCATGATCATTATCAACGAAGAGTCAGCCGCCCTGGAAAGTCACTTGTCCGAACTGAGCCTGACATTGCCGATTCAGATCGTGAAAAAATCAACACCGAGTTCGCTGCATAGCGTTTTCGAACTGCTGGGAAGCGATCCGGAACTGGAAGCCATTTGCCTGACAACAACAGACACGGTTTTTAAAGAAGACGAATTCACCGCCTACATTCAGGAGTTCGCAGGCAGTAAAGAACTGGGCGGCCTTATGGCGGTAACAAGCTTCATAGACGACGAAAGCCCGTTATATGTAACAGTGGACCATGCGGCGAACATTACCGCATTCACGGATACAAACACAACGCAAACCACGTTCGTTTCTGGCGGAATCTATTGCCTCAGAAAAGAAGCTATTGCGCTGGTAAGCGAGGCCGTAAACAATGGTGTAAGCCGGATGCGCAATTTTCAGCGCCAGTTGCTGGAAAGTGGCATTCATCTGAAAGCTTATCCGTTCTCGAAAATTGTGGATGTAGACCACGTGCAGGATATTAAAACAGCCGAGCTTTTTTTAAGCCCCGAAACTGCTGTTTGA
- a CDS encoding CDP-alcohol phosphatidyltransferase family protein, with product MDPVRKRPETTNTEPELSAFESSLKSNDTEEQIDIWFYRPIGYQIALFCAKIGLRPNPVTIISIFFGVAAGILFYYQELWINVIGMLLLVFANSLDSADGQLARMTNDKSRLGRILDGAAGDFWFIAIHIAICLRSMNEGWSAWIWVPGVLAGASHVVQSAMADYYRNVHLFFIKGTSGSELDNSRDLQAEYDNLSWKSDFGMKFIARTYLNYTKLQESFSPQLQKLLSLVREKYKTGLPKDLVTDFRAHNKPLMKYTNIVQFNTRVLFLFLWLFLDQSWIYFFFDMFVLNPILIYMIVNQEKVSRYFYQKILTEKTNEFQGV from the coding sequence ATGGATCCAGTTAGAAAGCGCCCCGAAACGACCAATACTGAACCTGAACTTTCAGCATTTGAAAGTTCGCTGAAATCCAATGATACGGAAGAGCAGATCGACATTTGGTTTTACCGGCCCATTGGGTATCAGATTGCATTGTTTTGTGCCAAAATAGGGTTAAGGCCCAATCCGGTGACCATTATCAGCATTTTCTTCGGCGTCGCGGCCGGGATCCTGTTTTATTATCAGGAGCTATGGATCAATGTGATCGGGATGTTGCTGCTGGTTTTTGCCAATTCGCTGGACAGCGCGGACGGTCAGCTGGCGCGGATGACGAATGACAAGAGCCGGTTAGGACGGATTTTGGATGGTGCTGCGGGTGATTTCTGGTTTATTGCCATTCACATTGCGATCTGCCTCAGGAGCATGAACGAGGGTTGGAGCGCGTGGATCTGGGTGCCGGGTGTGCTCGCAGGAGCGTCGCACGTGGTGCAGTCGGCGATGGCTGATTATTACCGGAATGTGCATTTGTTTTTTATCAAAGGAACTTCGGGAAGCGAGCTGGACAACAGCCGCGACTTGCAGGCTGAATATGACAACCTAAGTTGGAAATCGGATTTTGGAATGAAATTCATCGCCCGCACTTATCTGAACTATACTAAGTTACAGGAAAGCTTTTCACCGCAATTGCAGAAGTTGCTAAGCCTGGTTCGTGAAAAATATAAAACAGGTTTGCCGAAAGATCTGGTCACCGATTTTAGGGCGCATAACAAGCCATTGATGAAGTATACCAATATTGTCCAGTTCAATACAAGGGTGCTATTCCTGTTTCTTTGGCTGTTTTTGGACCAATCTTGGATTTATTTCTTCTTCGATATGTTTGTTCTTAACCCCATCCTGATCTACATGATCGTGAACCAGGAAAAGGTGAGCCGTTATTTTTATCAAAAGATTTTGACTGAAAAAACGAATGAATTCCAAGGCGTATAA
- a CDS encoding lysylphosphatidylglycerol synthase transmembrane domain-containing protein: protein MNSKAYKALFMAIGILSLGYMIYGTGPLVIWENINRTGIWFIPVIGSWLVIYVLNALAFRSIIREPNLPESNLSFWSVLKLTISGYAINYITPFVALGGEPYRILELKPALGIQKATSSVLLYSLMHMFSHVIFWLASIVLIVAVVPLNNVMLAGCGILLVTGLVLGYWFINVYKKGFTVSTFRLLEKIPFIKTKARAFALKNSETLYEVDDQIRILYAERRNIFYLSLFYEFTARVIGCAEIFFTAHAIGLGMSLSESLIISSGSSLFANLIFFFPMQLGTREGGLALALSSVGFAASQGIFIGIVMRIREIFWIIVGLALMSKKVKVKEEAVLAD, encoded by the coding sequence ATGAATTCCAAGGCGTATAAAGCCCTTTTCATGGCCATAGGCATTCTGTCGCTAGGATATATGATCTATGGCACGGGGCCGCTTGTGATTTGGGAAAACATTAACAGGACAGGCATCTGGTTTATCCCGGTCATCGGGAGCTGGCTGGTAATTTACGTCCTGAATGCGCTTGCTTTCCGGTCGATTATCCGGGAGCCGAATTTGCCTGAAAGCAATCTTTCATTTTGGTCTGTCTTGAAGCTGACCATCTCGGGATATGCGATCAATTACATTACGCCGTTTGTCGCGTTAGGCGGCGAGCCTTACCGGATATTGGAACTGAAACCCGCATTAGGAATCCAGAAAGCCACATCTTCGGTGCTGCTTTACAGCCTAATGCATATGTTTTCGCACGTTATTTTCTGGCTGGCTTCTATCGTTTTGATCGTCGCCGTGGTGCCATTGAATAATGTAATGCTGGCGGGTTGCGGGATTCTATTGGTTACGGGGCTGGTTTTAGGATATTGGTTTATCAATGTTTATAAAAAAGGTTTTACCGTAAGCACATTCCGCCTTTTGGAAAAGATCCCTTTTATAAAAACCAAAGCCAGGGCATTTGCACTAAAAAACTCAGAAACATTATACGAGGTAGACGACCAGATCCGCATTTTATATGCCGAAAGGAGAAACATTTTTTACTTGTCGTTGTTCTATGAATTCACCGCAAGGGTCATTGGTTGCGCAGAGATCTTTTTCACCGCTCACGCCATTGGTTTAGGAATGTCCTTGTCGGAATCGCTGATCATCAGTTCGGGATCGTCGCTCTTTGCCAACCTGATTTTCTTTTTCCCGATGCAATTGGGCACAAGGGAAGGCGGACTTGCACTTGCATTAAGCAGCGTGGGTTTCGCAGCATCACAAGGCATCTTCATCGGGATCGTGATGCGGATCCGGGAAATTTTCTGGATCATCGTTGGTTTAGCGTTGATGAGTAAAAAGGTGAAGGTAAAGGAAGAAGCCGTTTTGGCTGATTAG
- a CDS encoding HAD family hydrolase encodes MIKGILFDYGGTIDTNGLHWANVLWESYQRNQVNVDRDAFAEAYKYGERALAIKPIIEPHHVFYDVLFLKVEQQFSFLREKGFELNDGAIEAIASECNRFAHTTVEKAAPVLAQLAQKYPLVMVSNFYGNINHVLQDFGIAHYFQAVVESAVVGVRKPNPQIYQLGIDKLALPPQECVVIGDSYSKDIQPARSLGCKTIWLNVKGWDEADDSNLKVSEADVEITDFAQIADTITIWG; translated from the coding sequence ATGATTAAAGGAATTTTATTTGATTACGGTGGTACGATCGATACCAACGGCCTGCATTGGGCTAATGTTTTGTGGGAAAGTTACCAGCGTAACCAGGTAAATGTGGATCGGGACGCATTTGCAGAGGCATACAAATACGGCGAGAGAGCTCTGGCAATCAAACCGATCATTGAACCGCATCACGTATTCTATGACGTTTTGTTTTTAAAAGTTGAACAGCAATTCAGCTTTTTGCGAGAAAAGGGATTTGAATTAAATGATGGGGCCATTGAGGCGATAGCCAGCGAATGTAACCGTTTTGCACACACTACTGTTGAAAAAGCCGCGCCTGTTTTGGCACAACTGGCGCAAAAATACCCGCTCGTGATGGTTTCCAATTTTTACGGAAACATCAATCATGTTCTGCAGGATTTCGGCATTGCACATTATTTCCAGGCTGTTGTTGAATCTGCCGTTGTTGGCGTCCGGAAGCCCAACCCGCAAATTTATCAGCTCGGAATTGATAAGCTGGCGCTGCCTCCTCAGGAATGTGTCGTGATCGGGGATTCGTATTCCAAGGATATTCAGCCGGCCAGGTCATTAGGCTGCAAAACAATCTGGCTGAATGTGAAAGGATGGGATGAAGCCGATGATTCGAATTTGAAAGTTTCGGAGGCGGATGTTGAGATTACCGATTTTGCCCAAATAGCGGACACAATTACAATTTGGGGTTAG
- a CDS encoding PfkB family carbohydrate kinase: protein MKMYDICTIGHITLDKVVTAQSVKYMPGGTSFYFSKALRHFDVDYMLVTALAEKENHIVSALRDENIQVFSQPSEHTVYFENIYSANQDHREQNVLHKAAPFTTAQMPDIESRIFHLGPLLSDDISVDLLKSLAQKGTVSLDIQGYLRYVKDRKVLYKDWADKKEALPHVSILKANEFEMEVVTGTSDVRKGAEYLADLGVKEVIITLGSKGSLIYKDNDFFRIPAYKPTAIVDATGCGDTYMAGYLSKKIQGADIQEAGEFGAAMATLKIQSSGPFSGNAAMVEEVLQYGECDREMIAQAIYQ, encoded by the coding sequence ATGAAGATGTACGACATTTGTACCATAGGGCACATTACTTTGGATAAAGTGGTAACTGCCCAGTCTGTCAAATACATGCCCGGCGGCACGTCGTTCTACTTTTCGAAGGCGCTCAGGCACTTTGATGTGGACTACATGCTGGTGACGGCGCTGGCAGAAAAAGAAAACCATATCGTATCCGCATTGAGAGACGAAAACATTCAGGTCTTCTCGCAACCGAGCGAACACACTGTTTACTTCGAAAATATCTACAGTGCCAATCAGGATCACCGCGAGCAGAATGTGCTGCACAAAGCCGCCCCGTTCACCACCGCGCAAATGCCTGACATTGAGTCGCGGATATTTCATTTGGGTCCTTTGCTTTCCGATGATATTTCTGTGGATCTGTTGAAATCGCTGGCTCAAAAGGGAACGGTTTCACTGGATATTCAGGGTTATCTGAGATATGTAAAAGACCGGAAGGTTTTGTATAAAGACTGGGCCGACAAAAAAGAAGCGCTTCCGCATGTTTCGATCCTCAAAGCCAATGAGTTTGAAATGGAAGTGGTGACAGGCACCAGCGACGTGCGCAAGGGCGCCGAATATCTGGCGGACCTTGGTGTAAAAGAAGTAATTATCACACTGGGCAGTAAAGGCTCACTGATCTATAAAGACAATGATTTTTTCAGGATTCCAGCTTATAAGCCAACGGCGATCGTGGATGCGACCGGCTGCGGTGACACCTATATGGCGGGTTATCTGAGTAAAAAAATTCAGGGAGCTGATATCCAGGAAGCGGGTGAATTCGGAGCAGCTATGGCTACTTTGAAAATACAATCGTCCGGACCATTTTCGGGAAATGCCGCAATGGTTGAAGAAGTGCTCCAATATGGTGAATGTGACCGCGAAATGATTGCCCAGGCAATTTATCAATAG
- a CDS encoding DUF4833 domain-containing protein: protein MKNAVSIMLAFSLLLCSYSVSHSAHEISKVSASEPDEFPVPKNIPGLLFYIQRDPNANTIIYHLNMDEQGRLSQKNPVDAFWIRYTDGGEKRDLNYLQRKFAYGINSKSIGNSTYELRSVAYSKMPLYLRKDSKNEYHVYANINKKECILSRVFIHIDGGTFWSPNVVYIELKGTETATGKTVVQRIKPV, encoded by the coding sequence ATGAAAAACGCAGTTAGTATAATGCTGGCTTTTAGCCTGCTGCTGTGTTCGTATTCAGTAAGTCATTCTGCTCATGAAATTTCAAAGGTTTCCGCTAGCGAACCCGATGAGTTTCCAGTACCAAAGAATATCCCCGGATTACTTTTCTACATTCAGCGTGACCCCAATGCGAATACCATTATTTATCACCTTAACATGGACGAACAGGGCCGGTTAAGTCAGAAGAACCCTGTCGACGCGTTCTGGATCAGATATACCGATGGAGGCGAGAAGAGGGATCTCAATTACCTGCAGAGAAAGTTTGCTTACGGGATTAACTCCAAGTCCATCGGAAATTCCACCTACGAACTACGGTCGGTTGCATACTCGAAAATGCCGCTCTATCTGCGGAAGGACAGCAAGAATGAGTATCATGTTTATGCGAATATAAATAAGAAGGAGTGCATCCTGAGCCGGGTTTTTATCCATATCGACGGTGGGACGTTCTGGTCTCCCAATGTAGTTTATATTGAACTGAAAGGAACTGAAACGGCTACCGGGAAAACTGTGGTGCAGCGGATTAAACCGGTTTAA
- the cmoA gene encoding carboxy-S-adenosyl-L-methionine synthase CmoA, whose translation MTETPQPEQDNVFKDEITKVSDFKFGTTVVKVFDDMVSRSVPFYNEMQRMLGEIAADHVREGSFVYDLGCSTGTTMIEIDKLIPSDIRFIGIDESTEMLDKCDVKLKEAGFVRPYELVTGDLHEKLPIKNASVVILCLTLQFVRPLYRERLLRNIYEGLNPGGVLLLVEKVLAESTVFNRDFIKYYYNYKRRNHYSEMEISQKREALENVLIPYKLSENLLLLKETGFGDCETFFKWYNFSGLIAYKK comes from the coding sequence ATGACAGAGACACCGCAACCCGAACAGGACAATGTTTTCAAAGATGAAATTACCAAAGTGTCGGATTTTAAATTCGGGACAACAGTTGTAAAAGTTTTTGACGACATGGTCAGCAGATCAGTCCCGTTTTACAACGAAATGCAGCGCATGCTGGGAGAAATTGCGGCGGATCACGTCAGGGAAGGAAGTTTTGTATATGATTTGGGATGCTCCACGGGCACCACAATGATCGAGATAGACAAGCTCATCCCGTCGGATATCCGGTTCATCGGGATCGACGAGTCGACCGAAATGCTTGACAAATGTGATGTGAAGTTAAAGGAAGCAGGTTTTGTGCGTCCATACGAACTCGTTACGGGCGATTTGCACGAGAAGCTGCCGATCAAGAATGCTTCCGTTGTGATCCTTTGCCTGACATTGCAATTTGTAAGGCCACTTTACAGAGAGCGGTTACTGCGCAATATTTACGAAGGGCTTAACCCCGGAGGTGTGCTGTTGCTGGTCGAAAAAGTGCTGGCAGAAAGCACCGTTTTCAATCGTGATTTTATCAAATATTATTACAATTATAAGCGCCGTAACCATTATAGCGAGATGGAAATTTCGCAGAAACGGGAGGCCCTGGAAAACGTTCTCATTCCATATAAGCTATCTGAAAATCTGCTTTTATTGAAAGAAACGGGCTTTGGAGATTGTGAAACTTTCTTCAAATGGTATAATTTTTCAGGTCTAATCGCTTATAAAAAATGA